The Camelina sativa cultivar DH55 chromosome 14, Cs, whole genome shotgun sequence genome includes a window with the following:
- the LOC104740251 gene encoding uncharacterized protein LOC104740251 isoform X2 yields MADTNRRCTSVEDDPLHAYSGLSLFPRTLKFLSNPLPPPPPLHQSEDPQQTHTLLESMPFEIQNEHQEQAKAILEDAKLLNPIPNKRERRQGLDRQRKSFSLDLPTSQPPPAPPGFDSSKIPRPEEYFAAYDKYELANREWHKQTGTSVIDTQQNPPSRRPRRPGLQGRKRPSFTLTSEDGYFADDVNLEASEKEIPIPSEKSLKRTTAAQVMTDAVNLEVSEKESPIPSEQSLKRTTAAQVMTADREVDDSTVDTDKDLSNILHELLACSQDELEGGGAIKILEDRLNIKPFVAEDISEVPDVRKMDLKASGRNPSNRKSVLSNIQNMLEGTHRDAVRKNSYSSSPLMKEHISSPNPPNKQFSFPDIHNLLSGDHLSNEVDIQPSAKNLNIGSSSSLAKDADKDITDTSPSYVGTLDAAKPFNSSVEKSSGEHDPGTRSGIHRFHSSRDGNAENCVEDSITNKKSATLEVNFDMQTKEKEGDVPMSESGANSDSGRRENDADISEETEQLERLAEYGSREVTRPLIVEEDSILHRQGASSKSPNRAPEQFNTMDGSFEHAEHMQGQQEEENDNGDTACGLQKENPQEVDSSSRKHRNKRKKRGSSDSNMKKRSKTVHGETGGDKQMATLPHKSGAKKQTKKQSNEREEKKQKKTLTREGAIFSRRKSLAGAGTKLEGGIRRSTRIKSRPLEFWRGERFLYGRIHESLTTVIGIKYGSPGDGKSDKRASKVKSYVSDDYKDLVDFAALH; encoded by the exons ATGGCTGATACGAACCGCCGGTGTACAAGTGTAGAGGACGATCCCCTTCACGCTTATTCTGGTCTATCCTTGTTTCCTCGCACACTCAAATTCTTGTCGAATCCTcttccgcctcctcctcctcttcatcaaTCAGAAGATCCACAGCAGACCCATACTCTCCTTGAGTCTATG CCTTTCGAAATTCAAAATGAGCATCAGGAGCAGGCAAAAGCTATCTTAGAAGATGCCAAGCTGCTGAACCCTATTCCAAACAAACGAGAACGAAGACAGGGGTTAGACCGTCAGCGGAAAAGCTTTTCTCTTGACCTTCCCACAAg TCAACCTCCTCCAGCTCCACCAGGCTTTGATAGTAGTAAAATTCCAAGACCTGAAGAATACTTTGCTGCATATGATAAATATGAAC TTGCCAATCGAGAATGGCATAAACAGACTGGCACCAGTGTGATAGATACACAACAGAACCCTCCATCAAGGCGCCCTCGCAGACCAGGACTTCAAGG GAGGAAACGGCCTTCGTTCACGCTTACCTCTGAGGATGGTTATTTCGCTGATGATGTCAACCTGGAAGCTTCAGAAAAGGAAATCCCCATTCCTTCTGAGAAAAGCTTAAAGAGGACCACAGCTGCACAAGTTATGACTGATGCTGTCAACCTGGAAGTTTCAGAAAAGGAAAGCCCCATTCCTTCTGAACAAAGCTTAAAGAGGACGACAGCTGCACAAGTTATGACTGCAGACAGGGAAGTAGATG ATTCAACTGTAGACACGGACAAGGACTTAAGCAATATTTTGCATGAGTTGCTTGCTTGCAGTCAGGATGAGCTTGAGGGCGGTGGTGCCATCAAGATTTTGGAGGATCGCTTGAATATCAAGCCCTTTGTTGCGGAAGATATTTCTGAAGTTCCAGATGTTAGAAAAATGGACTTGAAGGCATCTGGAAGGAACCCATCAAACCGGAAGAGTGTGCTGTCAAACATACAGAATATGCTGGAAGGGACCCACAGGGATGCGGTTCGAAAAAATAGCTACTCGTCATCCCCCCTGATGAAAGAGCATATTTCATCACCAAACCCACCAAATAAGCAGTTTTCATTTCCTGACATCCATAACTTGCTTTCAGGGGATCACCTGTCTAATGAGGTTGATATACAACCTTCAGCAAAGAATTTGAATATTGGTTCCAGCTCTTCATTGGCCAAGGATGCTGATAAAGATATAACTGATACATCCCCGTCTTATGTGGGTACTTTAGACGCTGCTAAACCTTTCAACAGCTCAGTGGAGAAGAGTTCCGGTGAACATGATCCTGGTACTCGTTCTGGCATCCATAGATTTCATTCAAGTCGAGATGGGAATGCAGAAAATTGTGTGGAAGATAGCATCACAAATAAAAAGTCAGCTACGCTAGAGGTGAATTTTGATatgcaaacaaaagaaaaagagggaGATGTGCCCATGAGTGAAAGTGGAGCAAACAGTGACTCTGGCAGAAGGGAAAATGATGCTGATATCAGTGAAGAAACTGAGCAATTAGAAAGGCTG GCGGAATATGGATCTAGAGAGGTTACAAGACCTTTGATTGTAGAAGAGGATAGTATCCTGCATCGGCAAG GTGCATCCTCAAAGTCTCCAAACAGGGCTCCAGAACAATTCAACACAATGGATGGATCCTTTGAACATGCAGAGCACATGCAGGGACAACAAGAGGAGGAAAATGACAACGGGGACACTGCTTGTGgacttcaaaaagaaaatcctCAG GAGGTTGACAGCTCTTCACGCAAACAcagaaataaacgaaaaaagaGAGGATCTTCTGATAGCAATATGAAAAAGCGAAGCAAGACTGTGCATGGTGAGACTGGAGGGGACAAGCAAATGGCAACATTGCCACATAAAAGTGGAGCAAAgaagcaaaccaaaaaacaatccaacgagagagaagagaagaagcaaaagaaaactcTTACACGTGAGGGTGCAATATTCTCTCGCAGGAAAAGCCTTGCAG GTGCTGGAACTAAATTGGAAGGTGGTATCAGACGAAGTACAAGGATCAAGTCAAGACCACTCGAATTCTGGAGAGGTGAAAGATTCTTGTACGGACGGATCCATGAGA GTTTGACTACGGTTATCGGCATAAAGTATGGATCCCCGGGAGATGGTAAAAGTGACAAGCGTGCATCTAAGGTGAAATCATATGTATCTGATGATTACAAAGACCTGGTTGATTTTGCTGCCCTGCATTGA
- the LOC104740251 gene encoding uncharacterized protein LOC104740251 isoform X1: MADTNRRCTSVEDDPLHAYSGLSLFPRTLKFLSNPLPPPPPLHQSEDPQQTHTLLESMPFEIQNEHQEQAKAILEDAKLLNPIPNKRERRQGLDRQRKSFSLDLPTSQPPPAPPGFDSSKIPRPEEYFAAYDKYELANREWHKQTGTSVIDTQQNPPSRRPRRPGLQGRKRPSFTLTSEDGYFADDVNLEASEKEIPIPSEKSLKRTTAAQVMTDAVNLEVSEKESPIPSEQSLKRTTAAQVMTADREVDDSTVDTDKDLSNILHELLACSQDELEGGGAIKILEDRLNIKPFVAEDISEVPDVRKMDLKASGRNPSNRKSVLSNIQNMLEGTHRDAVRKNSYSSSPLMKEHISSPNPPNKQFSFPDIHNLLSGDHLSNEVDIQPSAKNLNIGSSSSLAKDADKDITDTSPSYVGTLDAAKPFNSSVEKSSGEHDPGTRSGIHRFHSSRDGNAENCVEDSITNKKSATLEVNFDMQTKEKEGDVPMSESGANSDSGRRENDADISEETEQLERLAEYGSREVTRPLIVEEDSILHRQGASSKSPNRAPEQFNTMDGSFEHAEHMQGQQEEENDNGDTACGLQKENPQQEVDSSSRKHRNKRKKRGSSDSNMKKRSKTVHGETGGDKQMATLPHKSGAKKQTKKQSNEREEKKQKKTLTREGAIFSRRKSLAGAGTKLEGGIRRSTRIKSRPLEFWRGERFLYGRIHESLTTVIGIKYGSPGDGKSDKRASKVKSYVSDDYKDLVDFAALH, from the exons ATGGCTGATACGAACCGCCGGTGTACAAGTGTAGAGGACGATCCCCTTCACGCTTATTCTGGTCTATCCTTGTTTCCTCGCACACTCAAATTCTTGTCGAATCCTcttccgcctcctcctcctcttcatcaaTCAGAAGATCCACAGCAGACCCATACTCTCCTTGAGTCTATG CCTTTCGAAATTCAAAATGAGCATCAGGAGCAGGCAAAAGCTATCTTAGAAGATGCCAAGCTGCTGAACCCTATTCCAAACAAACGAGAACGAAGACAGGGGTTAGACCGTCAGCGGAAAAGCTTTTCTCTTGACCTTCCCACAAg TCAACCTCCTCCAGCTCCACCAGGCTTTGATAGTAGTAAAATTCCAAGACCTGAAGAATACTTTGCTGCATATGATAAATATGAAC TTGCCAATCGAGAATGGCATAAACAGACTGGCACCAGTGTGATAGATACACAACAGAACCCTCCATCAAGGCGCCCTCGCAGACCAGGACTTCAAGG GAGGAAACGGCCTTCGTTCACGCTTACCTCTGAGGATGGTTATTTCGCTGATGATGTCAACCTGGAAGCTTCAGAAAAGGAAATCCCCATTCCTTCTGAGAAAAGCTTAAAGAGGACCACAGCTGCACAAGTTATGACTGATGCTGTCAACCTGGAAGTTTCAGAAAAGGAAAGCCCCATTCCTTCTGAACAAAGCTTAAAGAGGACGACAGCTGCACAAGTTATGACTGCAGACAGGGAAGTAGATG ATTCAACTGTAGACACGGACAAGGACTTAAGCAATATTTTGCATGAGTTGCTTGCTTGCAGTCAGGATGAGCTTGAGGGCGGTGGTGCCATCAAGATTTTGGAGGATCGCTTGAATATCAAGCCCTTTGTTGCGGAAGATATTTCTGAAGTTCCAGATGTTAGAAAAATGGACTTGAAGGCATCTGGAAGGAACCCATCAAACCGGAAGAGTGTGCTGTCAAACATACAGAATATGCTGGAAGGGACCCACAGGGATGCGGTTCGAAAAAATAGCTACTCGTCATCCCCCCTGATGAAAGAGCATATTTCATCACCAAACCCACCAAATAAGCAGTTTTCATTTCCTGACATCCATAACTTGCTTTCAGGGGATCACCTGTCTAATGAGGTTGATATACAACCTTCAGCAAAGAATTTGAATATTGGTTCCAGCTCTTCATTGGCCAAGGATGCTGATAAAGATATAACTGATACATCCCCGTCTTATGTGGGTACTTTAGACGCTGCTAAACCTTTCAACAGCTCAGTGGAGAAGAGTTCCGGTGAACATGATCCTGGTACTCGTTCTGGCATCCATAGATTTCATTCAAGTCGAGATGGGAATGCAGAAAATTGTGTGGAAGATAGCATCACAAATAAAAAGTCAGCTACGCTAGAGGTGAATTTTGATatgcaaacaaaagaaaaagagggaGATGTGCCCATGAGTGAAAGTGGAGCAAACAGTGACTCTGGCAGAAGGGAAAATGATGCTGATATCAGTGAAGAAACTGAGCAATTAGAAAGGCTG GCGGAATATGGATCTAGAGAGGTTACAAGACCTTTGATTGTAGAAGAGGATAGTATCCTGCATCGGCAAG GTGCATCCTCAAAGTCTCCAAACAGGGCTCCAGAACAATTCAACACAATGGATGGATCCTTTGAACATGCAGAGCACATGCAGGGACAACAAGAGGAGGAAAATGACAACGGGGACACTGCTTGTGgacttcaaaaagaaaatcctCAG CAGGAGGTTGACAGCTCTTCACGCAAACAcagaaataaacgaaaaaagaGAGGATCTTCTGATAGCAATATGAAAAAGCGAAGCAAGACTGTGCATGGTGAGACTGGAGGGGACAAGCAAATGGCAACATTGCCACATAAAAGTGGAGCAAAgaagcaaaccaaaaaacaatccaacgagagagaagagaagaagcaaaagaaaactcTTACACGTGAGGGTGCAATATTCTCTCGCAGGAAAAGCCTTGCAG GTGCTGGAACTAAATTGGAAGGTGGTATCAGACGAAGTACAAGGATCAAGTCAAGACCACTCGAATTCTGGAGAGGTGAAAGATTCTTGTACGGACGGATCCATGAGA GTTTGACTACGGTTATCGGCATAAAGTATGGATCCCCGGGAGATGGTAAAAGTGACAAGCGTGCATCTAAGGTGAAATCATATGTATCTGATGATTACAAAGACCTGGTTGATTTTGCTGCCCTGCATTGA